A window of Longibacter salinarum contains these coding sequences:
- a CDS encoding class I SAM-dependent methyltransferase → MNRSELQKTAQAYEDLLVPALFADWADHVAESAAVQRGDRVLDVACGTGVLSRAVVAYAGETGSVTGVDPNPGMLSIARTLEPEVNWTEGTAESLPFDSNLFDVVLSQFGLMLFESPVAGLKEMYRVLKPEGSLRVVVFNSLQHLPAYDAIVDIYERTVGPSVAEALRVPFSMGDPDDLVTLFEQAGIHGAVVSTGTVVARFRNMRQMVLSDVKGWFPFANIHLDDQTINSIVERAEHELDRFIQPEGGVRFDVSAHMVRAAKEVT, encoded by the coding sequence ATGAATCGATCTGAACTGCAAAAAACAGCTCAAGCATATGAGGATCTCCTCGTGCCGGCGCTGTTTGCTGATTGGGCTGATCATGTTGCAGAAAGCGCCGCCGTCCAACGGGGTGATCGCGTGCTCGATGTAGCCTGCGGGACGGGTGTTCTGAGTCGTGCCGTCGTTGCGTACGCTGGTGAAACAGGGTCGGTAACCGGCGTGGACCCGAACCCGGGAATGCTCAGCATTGCGCGCACTCTCGAACCGGAGGTCAACTGGACCGAAGGCACCGCCGAATCGCTGCCCTTCGATTCGAACCTGTTCGACGTAGTGCTAAGCCAGTTTGGCCTGATGCTATTCGAGTCTCCCGTGGCGGGGCTCAAAGAAATGTATCGTGTGCTCAAACCGGAGGGCAGTCTACGCGTTGTCGTGTTCAACTCCCTTCAGCATCTTCCGGCGTACGACGCGATCGTGGATATCTATGAGCGTACAGTCGGTCCGTCCGTTGCCGAAGCACTCCGTGTTCCGTTCTCGATGGGAGATCCAGATGATCTCGTCACCCTCTTCGAGCAGGCCGGTATCCATGGCGCGGTCGTATCTACCGGGACGGTCGTAGCTCGCTTTCGGAATATGCGTCAAATGGTGCTTTCCGATGTCAAAGGATGGTTCCCGTTCGCGAACATTCACCTCGACGATCAAACCATCAACAGCATCGTTGAGCGGGCCGAACATGAACTCGATCGATTTATTCAGCCGGAGGGTGGCGTGCGTTTCGATGTATCTGCGCACATGGTTCGTGCTGCGAAGGAGGTGACGTGA
- a CDS encoding DUF305 domain-containing protein, with product MIVTAMVAMFALMYAHSYQIIGHAWFSETRLFMTLLMGGSMMVIMLSFMLGMYASRRTNLGIFVGGVLLMVLAVWLVRSQITVSDVDYMEGMIPHHSIAILTSERAQIDDPRVRKLADEIIQAQRKEISEMEWLIDDIRTNGIASTEAAAEARAVPTFGEASD from the coding sequence ATGATCGTCACGGCGATGGTAGCCATGTTCGCACTGATGTACGCGCACTCCTATCAGATTATCGGGCACGCCTGGTTCAGCGAAACCCGCCTGTTCATGACCTTGCTCATGGGCGGCTCCATGATGGTGATCATGCTGTCGTTCATGCTCGGGATGTACGCGAGCCGACGAACCAATCTTGGGATTTTTGTCGGTGGCGTGCTGCTGATGGTGCTTGCCGTCTGGCTCGTACGGAGTCAGATCACCGTGAGCGACGTCGACTACATGGAAGGAATGATTCCACACCACTCGATCGCCATTCTGACCAGCGAGCGTGCGCAGATCGACGATCCTCGCGTTCGCAAGCTCGCCGACGAGATCATACAAGCTCAGCGGAAGGAGATCAGCGAAATGGAATGGCTCATCGATGACATCCGGACCAATGGGATTGCGAGTACCGAGGCCGCGGCAGAAGCGCGTGCGGTGCCAACGTTTGGCGAAGCGAGCGACTAG
- a CDS encoding CsbD family protein — MAGPKEQQAKGNWKQLKGKIKEAWGVLTDDDLDRYEGKRDQLEGHIQEKTGESREKIRKKLDRMSTRR; from the coding sequence ATGGCCGGACCGAAAGAGCAGCAAGCGAAAGGAAACTGGAAGCAGCTCAAAGGCAAGATCAAAGAGGCATGGGGCGTCCTCACGGATGACGATCTGGACCGGTATGAGGGGAAACGTGACCAGTTAGAGGGTCACATCCAGGAAAAAACTGGGGAGTCGCGGGAGAAAATTCGGAAGAAGCTCGACCGGATGTCCACGCGACGCTAG
- a CDS encoding lmo0937 family membrane protein: MIWTIILILVILWLLGFFGGIGGNLVHILLVIALIVLIVNLVRGRGV, encoded by the coding sequence ATGATCTGGACGATCATTCTGATTCTCGTCATCCTGTGGTTATTGGGATTCTTTGGGGGCATAGGGGGCAACCTGGTCCATATTTTACTGGTCATCGCCCTGATCGTACTCATCGTTAATCTGGTTCGAGGCCGCGGGGTCTAG
- a CDS encoding AI-2E family transporter — MTDPEQPTAEDDITSQPEPSSDSQDSPSWMQPDITELGRKLKNSLGVVQGAVVGLFILAAVFALDAAAAFVIPILVAHLLDRLLSPLVRGMGKVGIPKPMGAAIVLFGFAGIIGGGVYYLSGPAMEWVESAPRNLQIAEYKLRGMTDALEKMQEAAQKVDEATDMEGGESGQTVRVQEQSTSELLMSQAQTFISGLLITLFLLFFLLASGDLFLRKLVSVLPRFRHRRNAVRIVRRTEENLTHYLTTLMLINTGLGAALAAAMYLLGMPNPLLWGVLGGLLNFIPYIGPLVNIVIVTIVALVSFESVTYALLPGVVYLIINGIEGSVVTPALMGWRLRLNPIVIFIGLTFWTWIWGITGGLLAVPLLATIKIICDSITVLRPVAVLMGR; from the coding sequence ATGACTGACCCCGAACAACCCACTGCTGAAGACGACATCACATCTCAACCGGAACCGTCTTCAGACTCGCAGGACTCACCATCATGGATGCAGCCCGATATCACGGAGCTCGGTCGGAAGCTGAAGAATTCGCTCGGCGTCGTTCAGGGAGCCGTCGTGGGGCTTTTCATCCTTGCTGCCGTTTTCGCGCTCGATGCGGCGGCGGCCTTTGTGATTCCGATCCTGGTGGCGCATCTCCTCGACCGTCTCTTATCCCCGCTTGTGCGTGGAATGGGAAAGGTGGGCATTCCCAAGCCTATGGGAGCTGCAATCGTACTGTTCGGCTTTGCCGGCATCATCGGCGGTGGGGTGTATTACCTCTCCGGGCCAGCGATGGAGTGGGTCGAGTCCGCCCCGCGCAACCTGCAGATTGCTGAGTACAAGTTGCGCGGCATGACGGACGCTCTGGAGAAGATGCAGGAGGCAGCGCAGAAAGTGGATGAAGCGACCGACATGGAGGGGGGAGAGTCCGGGCAGACCGTACGTGTTCAAGAGCAGTCGACCAGCGAACTGCTGATGAGTCAGGCTCAGACCTTTATCTCGGGGCTCCTCATTACGTTATTCCTGCTCTTCTTCCTTCTGGCAAGTGGCGACCTGTTCCTGCGAAAGCTCGTGTCGGTGCTCCCCCGGTTTCGGCATCGACGCAACGCCGTCCGAATTGTCCGCCGCACGGAGGAAAACCTGACGCACTACCTGACCACCCTCATGCTCATCAATACGGGGCTTGGTGCGGCACTCGCAGCCGCCATGTATTTGTTGGGTATGCCCAATCCGTTGCTCTGGGGGGTGCTCGGTGGGCTGTTGAACTTCATCCCGTATATCGGACCGCTCGTCAACATCGTGATCGTAACCATCGTCGCGCTCGTGAGCTTCGAGTCCGTCACGTATGCCCTATTGCCCGGGGTCGTTTACCTGATTATCAACGGGATCGAGGGAAGTGTTGTCACACCGGCGCTGATGGGTTGGCGATTACGCCTGAACCCAATCGTCATCTTCATCGGGCTGACATTCTGGACGTGGATATGGGGGATTACCGGTGGCCTATTGGCCGTTCCTTTGCTGGCAACCATCAAGATTATTTGTGACAGCATCACCGTACTCCGGCCCGTGGCCGTGCTTATGGGGCGATAG
- a CDS encoding DUF1206 domain-containing protein yields MSVRKKQYQTAGTQTSSGWTDTLGRAGYMAKGVVYAVIGTLTAQLAFGAGGSATGTREAIREIGSAPLGQVGLALVALGLACYATWRLILATMDPKHEGTDTEGVIKRSGFAVSGFANLALGLYAAQLLIGSGGGGGSSKKAVTAELMSQPYGLWIIGIIGCIVVGVGLYHFYRAANATFMKNYSVGDMDADTRMWAKRIGQWGLTARGIVFVIIGIFLVQAALQADPSETKGLGGALEVVARQPYGPWLLGFVALGLIAYAIYCFSYVRYRRFAEPAG; encoded by the coding sequence ATGAGCGTCAGGAAAAAACAGTACCAAACAGCGGGTACGCAGACATCTAGCGGGTGGACGGACACCCTTGGCCGGGCAGGGTATATGGCAAAGGGGGTGGTCTATGCTGTGATTGGCACGCTGACGGCACAGCTTGCATTCGGCGCAGGCGGATCGGCAACCGGTACACGCGAAGCAATTCGGGAAATCGGGTCGGCGCCGCTCGGCCAGGTCGGACTCGCGCTTGTCGCCCTTGGGCTGGCCTGCTATGCCACCTGGCGCCTCATCCTTGCGACGATGGATCCAAAGCATGAGGGCACAGATACTGAAGGCGTCATCAAGCGGTCGGGCTTTGCGGTCAGTGGGTTTGCGAACCTGGCACTCGGGCTTTACGCGGCACAGCTCCTGATTGGCTCCGGCGGAGGGGGCGGCTCCTCCAAGAAGGCTGTGACCGCCGAACTGATGAGTCAGCCGTACGGTCTATGGATCATCGGCATCATCGGTTGTATCGTCGTCGGCGTCGGGCTGTATCACTTCTACCGTGCGGCCAACGCCACTTTTATGAAGAACTACAGCGTCGGCGACATGGACGCGGATACGCGGATGTGGGCGAAACGCATCGGTCAGTGGGGTCTGACGGCGCGAGGCATCGTCTTCGTGATCATCGGCATCTTTCTCGTTCAAGCCGCGCTACAGGCCGATCCAAGCGAGACCAAAGGCCTCGGCGGGGCATTGGAGGTCGTCGCCCGGCAACCCTATGGTCCGTGGCTGCTGGGCTTTGTAGCTCTTGGCCTGATTGCCTACGCTATCTACTGCTTCTCTTACGTCCGATATCGCCGGTTCGCCGAGCCGGCAGGCTAA
- a CDS encoding AI-2E family transporter: protein MDTHLHPYTRRVLIAAAILLALVISVLLLRQIASVLLLFFAGILAGVFLDGLTSKLHDYSGIPRAWCLGIVVTLLLGFFVASVWYAGPRIDGQIDQLGERIPAALDRLRSSIEQYEWSRRLLSGSPNSGQAMSFVAGGVSSIVGGLTSVMVALIIGLYSAVNPDVYIKGGIRLLPKARRERGRAVVHSLGQALRWWLVGRIASMGVVGVLTAIGLWIAGIPLAIVLGLIAALLSFVPYIGPILSVIPAGLVAFAESPTKVVYVVILFAAVQFLESYVITPLIQERAVSLPPAVLIGFQVLMGIVAGALGVFMATPLAVAVIVLVQMLYIEDVLGEPVRTLGE from the coding sequence ATGGATACGCACCTGCACCCTTACACGCGCCGGGTACTGATCGCCGCGGCTATCCTTCTGGCCCTCGTCATTTCCGTCCTTCTGCTGCGGCAGATCGCGTCGGTGCTTTTGCTCTTTTTCGCTGGCATCCTGGCGGGTGTATTTCTCGACGGTCTCACAAGCAAGCTGCACGACTATTCTGGGATTCCGCGGGCGTGGTGCCTTGGGATTGTGGTTACGCTTCTCCTGGGCTTCTTCGTCGCCTCTGTGTGGTACGCCGGGCCGCGAATTGACGGACAGATTGATCAACTCGGAGAGCGGATTCCAGCGGCGCTCGATCGCCTTCGCTCGAGTATCGAGCAGTACGAATGGAGCCGACGATTGCTGTCGGGTTCGCCGAATTCCGGACAAGCGATGTCGTTCGTCGCCGGAGGCGTCAGCAGCATTGTCGGCGGGCTCACAAGCGTTATGGTCGCCTTGATTATTGGATTGTACTCGGCCGTCAATCCAGATGTGTATATCAAGGGCGGCATCCGCCTTCTTCCGAAGGCGCGTCGCGAGCGTGGACGAGCGGTTGTTCATTCTCTCGGCCAGGCGCTACGGTGGTGGCTCGTCGGACGGATTGCCTCGATGGGCGTTGTCGGTGTCCTTACCGCCATCGGCCTGTGGATCGCGGGGATTCCTCTGGCGATTGTACTGGGACTGATCGCCGCGCTGCTCTCGTTTGTCCCTTACATCGGGCCCATCTTGTCAGTCATCCCAGCGGGGCTCGTTGCGTTTGCGGAAAGCCCGACCAAAGTGGTTTATGTCGTCATCCTCTTCGCGGCGGTCCAGTTTCTTGAGAGCTACGTCATCACCCCGCTGATTCAGGAACGAGCGGTTTCCCTGCCGCCTGCCGTCCTGATCGGCTTCCAGGTGCTCATGGGAATTGTGGCGGGAGCGCTGGGAGTGTTTATGGCCACGCCCCTGGCTGTCGCCGTGATCGTGCTCGTGCAGATGCTGTACATCGAAGATGTGCTCGGCGAACCGGTACGCACACTGGGCGAATAA
- a CDS encoding CNNM domain-containing protein translates to MPAAELTIRLIAGVLLTLANAFFVATEFALTRVPQFDQDEFTGHAGLERAWSMTQQLEIYLTGCQLGITTTSILLGIVAEPAVTAILEPIVAVFNLGSETTSIVSVVVAVVIINLIHKIWGEQAPTYLGVEKPKLIAKYTSWLHYWWTTITYPFILFGDGLAKKTLGLFGVEISRSWTEAEQEVEGVDGDSTQVGSRTELKRKMAALMRSQDIPVDRRQEIMNTLTIGERPISEIMIPREDVVSLSTDKTLDENLTIAADNVHSRYPMIDGSFDNVIGTIYAASLLRDWNALRDGDVSLEDLAAEAVIVPATASISRLIDYLQERNQELALVEDDDKIVGLITITDAFESIAGEVKDPLDDEAQVDQWMQTHPE, encoded by the coding sequence ATGCCTGCTGCCGAGCTCACTATTCGCCTCATTGCCGGCGTGTTGCTGACGCTCGCAAATGCGTTCTTCGTCGCTACGGAGTTTGCATTAACGCGCGTTCCCCAATTTGATCAGGACGAATTCACCGGACACGCGGGCCTTGAGCGCGCGTGGTCGATGACACAGCAACTTGAGATCTACCTCACCGGCTGCCAGCTCGGGATTACGACAACGAGCATCCTCCTCGGCATTGTGGCCGAACCAGCGGTTACCGCCATTCTCGAACCCATCGTGGCGGTCTTCAATCTGGGAAGCGAGACCACATCGATCGTTTCCGTCGTCGTCGCCGTCGTCATCATCAATCTGATCCATAAAATCTGGGGCGAGCAGGCCCCGACGTATCTTGGTGTCGAAAAGCCGAAGCTGATCGCGAAATACACATCCTGGCTCCACTACTGGTGGACGACAATTACGTACCCGTTCATTCTCTTCGGCGATGGGCTTGCGAAAAAGACGCTGGGTCTCTTCGGCGTCGAAATCAGTCGATCTTGGACGGAAGCGGAGCAGGAGGTAGAGGGCGTGGACGGGGATTCTACTCAGGTTGGGAGCCGGACGGAATTAAAGCGAAAGATGGCTGCACTCATGCGCTCTCAGGATATTCCGGTGGACCGGCGGCAGGAGATCATGAATACGCTGACGATCGGGGAGCGCCCCATCAGCGAAATCATGATCCCACGCGAGGATGTTGTTTCTCTGTCGACGGATAAAACCCTCGATGAGAACCTGACGATTGCAGCCGATAACGTCCACAGCCGCTATCCGATGATTGACGGCTCGTTCGACAACGTCATTGGCACGATCTACGCCGCATCGCTCCTTCGCGACTGGAATGCATTGCGCGATGGCGACGTGAGCCTCGAAGACCTTGCGGCTGAAGCAGTCATCGTGCCGGCGACTGCTAGCATCAGCCGGTTAATTGACTATCTGCAGGAGCGGAATCAGGAGTTGGCTCTCGTGGAAGACGATGACAAAATCGTCGGTCTCATCACGATTACCGATGCCTTCGAGTCGATTGCCGGAGAAGTGAAAGATCCGCTCGACGATGAAGCCCAAGTCGATCAATGGATGCAGACCCACCCCGAATAA
- a CDS encoding DUF421 domain-containing protein, with protein sequence MVLIKAVGIYVVLIAFTRLAGLRSFSKMSSFDFAVTVAFGSLLASTVLAKEPPLAQAVVALAALFLIQYGVSQLRIRSSLVVEAVDNAPVLVMIGPDILTENMKSVQMTKDDLYAKLREANVTRMDQVRAVVVESTGDVSVLHADPEAPPIDSDILHGIRDKDAYLDSTPLG encoded by the coding sequence ATGGTCCTGATCAAGGCCGTCGGGATTTACGTCGTGTTGATTGCCTTCACCCGGCTGGCCGGCCTGCGGAGCTTTTCGAAAATGTCGAGCTTCGACTTCGCGGTCACGGTCGCGTTCGGCTCGCTTCTCGCCAGCACCGTTCTCGCGAAAGAGCCGCCTCTCGCACAGGCTGTCGTCGCACTCGCGGCACTCTTTCTTATTCAGTATGGCGTGTCGCAATTGCGCATTCGTTCCTCCCTCGTCGTCGAGGCCGTCGACAACGCCCCTGTGCTCGTCATGATTGGCCCGGACATTCTAACAGAGAACATGAAGAGCGTCCAGATGACAAAGGACGACCTGTACGCAAAACTTCGCGAGGCGAACGTAACCCGTATGGATCAGGTGCGCGCCGTCGTCGTGGAGTCGACCGGGGACGTGTCCGTCCTTCACGCCGATCCCGAGGCCCCTCCGATCGACTCCGATATTCTCCACGGCATTCGTGACAAGGATGCGTATCTAGATTCGACGCCTCTCGGGTAA
- the xseB gene encoding exodeoxyribonuclease VII small subunit → MSESPSAASAPNVDDVDELSFEAALERLESIVETLEDDPPALDESLAAYEEGVALAKSCLERLDKAEQRIAELDLDP, encoded by the coding sequence ATGTCCGAGTCCCCATCGGCGGCTAGCGCCCCCAACGTCGACGATGTCGACGAACTCTCTTTCGAAGCTGCGCTCGAACGTCTTGAGTCCATCGTCGAGACGCTGGAAGATGATCCGCCCGCCCTCGATGAATCGCTCGCTGCATACGAAGAGGGGGTCGCTCTCGCAAAATCCTGTCTTGAGCGCCTGGACAAGGCAGAGCAGCGCATCGCGGAATTGGATCTCGACCCATGA
- a CDS encoding SDR family NAD(P)-dependent oxidoreductase, with the protein MDLGLTDNVAIVTGASRGIGKGIAHALAREGCSIAICARGADDLNAAADDIRDQTGADVLAIPMDVTDPDEADRLVEETADRFGAIHHYVGNVGGNRRGTFAELSDEDWKDLIDLNLMSHVRVARAAVPHMREAEEAGSITFISSIFGRELGGAGLSLYNTTKSALISLGKVMAQELTPDGIRVNTVAPGSIRFEGGSWDRRVKEQPEKMKEFIAENLPIGRFGRVEEVADTVAFLASERASLITGACINVDGGQSHSLI; encoded by the coding sequence ATGGATCTCGGATTGACCGACAACGTCGCCATCGTAACCGGTGCCAGCCGTGGCATTGGCAAAGGTATCGCTCACGCCCTCGCCCGGGAAGGCTGCTCGATTGCTATTTGCGCACGAGGGGCGGACGACTTAAATGCTGCAGCGGACGACATTCGGGACCAAACCGGGGCCGATGTCCTGGCCATTCCGATGGACGTCACCGATCCCGATGAAGCCGATCGGCTCGTCGAGGAAACGGCCGACCGCTTCGGCGCCATTCACCATTACGTCGGCAACGTCGGCGGAAACCGGCGCGGGACGTTCGCTGAGCTGTCTGACGAGGACTGGAAGGATCTCATCGACCTCAACTTGATGTCGCACGTCCGTGTCGCCCGGGCGGCGGTCCCGCACATGCGTGAGGCAGAAGAGGCCGGGTCGATCACGTTCATTTCGTCTATCTTCGGTCGCGAGCTTGGTGGCGCCGGACTCTCGCTCTACAACACGACGAAATCTGCGCTGATCAGTCTCGGCAAGGTCATGGCGCAGGAACTGACGCCCGATGGCATCCGCGTCAATACGGTCGCTCCAGGGTCAATCCGCTTCGAGGGCGGGAGTTGGGATCGCCGCGTGAAGGAGCAGCCGGAGAAGATGAAAGAGTTTATCGCAGAGAACCTGCCGATTGGGCGGTTTGGGCGCGTCGAGGAGGTGGCCGATACGGTTGCGTTCCTCGCCTCTGAGCGGGCAAGCCTGATCACGGGAGCCTGCATCAACGTGGACGGTGGACAGTCGCACTCGCTGATCTAG
- a CDS encoding L-lactate dehydrogenase, with the protein MIQRRTVGIVGTGQVGTAAAYAIYNQNLASELLLVDANQEKAEGEAMDLMHGQLLVGRVTCRAVDYDALSDAQVIIIAAGANQASPDESRLELLKRNSDIFRQIISEVDKHAPNAILLIATNPVDVLTYISQELSARPQERIIGTGTLLDTARFRALLGNHYGVDPKSVHAYILGEHGDSEVPIWSNAMIGGQAIQNETVLGRPWDQATMDALFDEARNAAYEIIRRKGYTDSAIGVVIARILRAILEDQRAVMPVSVRPNGAYGIHDVALSTPCVVGIEGVAEHVSPQLTSKEEAALRASADALRESREGLEI; encoded by the coding sequence ATGATCCAACGACGTACCGTGGGAATCGTAGGCACGGGCCAGGTCGGTACCGCGGCCGCCTACGCGATTTACAACCAGAACCTTGCGAGCGAACTGCTCCTCGTCGATGCCAACCAGGAGAAGGCGGAAGGCGAAGCGATGGACCTCATGCACGGGCAACTGCTCGTCGGTCGAGTCACCTGTCGGGCCGTTGACTACGACGCCCTCTCCGATGCGCAGGTGATCATTATCGCCGCCGGCGCCAACCAGGCATCCCCAGATGAGTCCCGGCTCGAACTTCTCAAACGAAATTCCGACATCTTCCGGCAGATCATCAGTGAAGTCGATAAGCACGCGCCCAACGCGATTCTGCTTATTGCGACCAACCCCGTAGATGTGCTTACGTACATCTCGCAGGAGTTGAGCGCTCGCCCGCAGGAGCGGATCATCGGAACGGGGACCCTGCTGGACACCGCCCGCTTCCGCGCATTGCTTGGCAATCACTACGGCGTCGATCCGAAGTCGGTGCACGCATACATCCTCGGCGAACACGGCGACTCCGAGGTACCCATCTGGAGCAATGCCATGATCGGCGGACAGGCCATTCAGAATGAAACGGTTCTCGGCCGCCCGTGGGACCAGGCAACCATGGACGCCCTCTTCGATGAGGCGCGCAATGCCGCGTACGAGATCATCCGACGGAAGGGCTACACGGACTCCGCCATCGGTGTCGTCATCGCTCGCATCCTCCGAGCAATCCTCGAGGACCAGCGTGCCGTGATGCCCGTAAGCGTGCGCCCGAATGGCGCCTACGGCATTCACGACGTCGCACTCAGCACGCCCTGTGTCGTGGGCATCGAAGGTGTCGCTGAACACGTGAGTCCGCAGCTCACCTCGAAGGAAGAAGCCGCTCTCCGAGCCTCTGCGGATGCGCTCCGAGAAAGTCGCGAGGGTCTGGAGATTTGA
- a CDS encoding aspartate carbamoyltransferase catalytic subunit — translation MASDAQDTPSSLPHRHLLDLSDYSAGDIRLILDTAREFRSVLDRPIKKVPTLQGTTVANMFFEPSTRTKLSFGLAAGRLSAETISFSKSGSSVKKGETLRDTAENILAMKCDMVVIRHSSPGAPHYLSRVTDAVLVNAGDGAHAHPTQALLDVLTMSEHIDTFDGLHVSIIGDITHSRVARSNIQALRTLGAEVTLCGPRTMIPPQIEHLGVHVTHHLDEALDRSDIVMALRIQLERQDEGLFPSLREYHDRFGITTEHMEAHPDLLVMHPGPVNRGVELAHDVVDHERAIILSQVTNGVAVRMAVLYLLAPGRQTDAAE, via the coding sequence ATGGCTTCCGATGCTCAGGACACGCCGTCGTCCCTTCCCCATCGCCATTTGCTCGATCTGTCGGACTACAGTGCCGGCGACATTCGTCTGATCCTCGACACGGCGCGGGAATTCCGCTCGGTTCTCGATCGCCCCATCAAGAAGGTGCCGACTCTACAGGGCACGACGGTAGCCAATATGTTCTTCGAGCCGTCGACACGAACGAAGCTTTCCTTCGGACTGGCCGCCGGACGTCTTTCCGCCGAGACCATCAGTTTCTCTAAGTCGGGATCATCGGTCAAAAAGGGTGAAACCCTGCGCGATACCGCGGAGAACATTCTCGCGATGAAGTGCGACATGGTGGTCATCCGGCACAGTTCGCCCGGCGCCCCACATTACCTGTCCCGCGTCACCGATGCTGTGCTCGTGAACGCGGGTGACGGTGCCCACGCACATCCGACACAGGCTCTCCTCGATGTGCTAACGATGTCCGAGCACATCGATACCTTCGACGGCCTCCACGTCTCGATCATTGGCGACATTACCCATAGTCGTGTCGCCCGCTCGAACATCCAGGCACTGCGGACACTCGGAGCCGAGGTCACTCTCTGCGGCCCCCGCACGATGATCCCTCCGCAAATCGAACATCTGGGCGTTCATGTGACCCACCATCTCGATGAGGCGCTCGACCGTTCCGACATCGTTATGGCGCTGCGCATCCAGCTCGAGCGGCAGGACGAAGGGCTTTTCCCGAGCCTGCGTGAATACCACGACCGCTTTGGAATCACGACCGAGCATATGGAGGCCCATCCCGACCTCCTCGTGATGCATCCGGGCCCCGTAAACCGCGGCGTCGAGCTTGCGCATGATGTCGTCGATCACGAGCGGGCCATCATTTTGAGTCAGGTCACGAATGGGGTCGCCGTGCGCATGGCCGTACTGTATCTGCTGGCTCCCGGGCGCCAGACAGACGCTGCAGAATAA
- the pyrR gene encoding bifunctional pyr operon transcriptional regulator/uracil phosphoribosyltransferase PyrR produces the protein MEPDDRIKAQLMTERDLGRTLDRMAQQIIELTDPDVEEAGDAFALVGMQTRGVYLARRLADRIRTQEDIDLPVGVLDVTMYRDDVRLRLNQPQIRETRIPVDLTGRHVVLVDDVAYTGRTARSALDALMDLGRPASVRFLVIVDRGHRELPIASDIVGRRVPTLPGEEVRVRLREIDDREGVWLVETPHPRGQSTETD, from the coding sequence ATGGAACCGGACGATCGCATTAAAGCTCAGCTCATGACCGAGCGTGATCTCGGCCGAACGCTCGACCGGATGGCGCAACAGATTATCGAGCTGACCGACCCCGACGTCGAGGAGGCCGGAGATGCGTTCGCGCTGGTCGGGATGCAAACCCGCGGCGTCTACCTGGCTCGCCGGCTCGCGGATCGTATCCGAACGCAGGAAGACATCGACCTGCCCGTCGGCGTTCTCGACGTCACGATGTATCGGGACGATGTGCGACTCCGTCTGAATCAGCCCCAGATCCGAGAGACCCGTATTCCAGTCGACCTCACGGGCCGTCACGTGGTGCTCGTTGACGATGTCGCCTACACGGGCCGAACCGCCCGGTCGGCGCTTGACGCCCTGATGGACCTCGGCCGTCCCGCTTCTGTGCGCTTCCTTGTGATTGTCGATCGCGGTCACCGAGAGCTCCCGATCGCGTCCGACATCGTGGGTCGACGCGTCCCCACCCTGCCCGGCGAGGAGGTCCGCGTCCGCCTACGCGAAATTGATGACCGCGAGGGCGTCTGGCTCGTCGAAACCCCGCATCCCCGTGGTCAATCCACCGAGACGGACTGA